A stretch of DNA from Chlorogloeopsis sp. ULAP01:
GTAATTTACCCACAAAAGAGTAATTCTAATATTTAGATTAAGTTTGAAGTTATGAAACATTTTTCAATTTGTGTTATTTATTTTGAGTTATTAAATTTACACCTCGTTCAGATGAACATAACCTAACTTAAAATCCTGTAAAAAGCGACTTTTAATCCTATGTACTGCTTATTGCCATATATTACAACAGCTAATAGCCACTGTGTAATTTACACGTCTGCCTCTTTGAGTCTATGTATGGGTAAATTAAATAACTAAACAATTAGTATTATTACTTACACAATTTGCCATGTCTTTTTTAAAAATTTATTTTTTTTATTTCAACTTTACTATCTCTTAACAAAATTATCGCACTGCTTTCCTCTAAGATTATATGGATACATTATTCGTATAACTATAAGAAAGCTGTCCATAATACAATATATTTAGACTTGTGCATCATGACTACAGCAGCAAACTCCACAAATAGGCTGCTAGGGGGCCGTTACAGCAACCGAGGAAGTATTTACTTGTTTGCTCCAATGGTTGACTTCAACATAATGGCTGAAGTTGGAGAGACTCCCCCTTAAATTGATGTACTTTTACTCGGTTAAAATTTTCATAAGTGATTCAACAATTGTATATCAATAAGAGTGTGAGGAGATTTTACTCCCTACTTGGTACAGCTTGAATAGATGTAGCTGAATTAATTAACTCTTTTGCTTGTTGACAACAGAATATTAAAATGACAAATCTATCAAACTTTTACTTAACAAAAGTTGCAAGTAAATTGTTTGTTGTCTGATTATTCAGAGTGAAACTTTGTAAGTGACTAGGTCAAATATAATCGTCTCAACCATGAAATTAACCAAATTTTGACATATTTTGGTTTGTATAGAGTTGATAATTCTGACTACTAGTGCTTATTTTTCTTGATTTACCAAGGTTATTAAGCTTTTTGCTGCCAAAAATCAAAAATTGCGATATGTCATTTCTAAAAGCAAGCTAAAGTTAATAACTTTTCAGAACTCTTTTCAAGAAATATAGTTAGCTGAGAGTTATACAAAGATGAATAGAAATAGCCAAAAATACCCTTCCAAGTGGCAACGAGTTCAAGAAACTATTTTATTTAATTTGTCAAAGGGTATACCAACAAGTATAGGTGTAAAATTAAGAAATTTACTTTACCGTAATATTTTTGCCAAAATTGGTAAATCTGTTCGTATCCAATATGGAGTAGAATTTATCGAACCTAGCTGTATTGAAATCGGTAACAATGTGGCAATTTTTCGAGGTGTTAATATCAACGCCAACGGACACCAAAATAACAAAATTTATCTAGCAGATGGAGTTGTTATTGATTATGGTGTTGACATTAGATCATTAATAAACACGTCTATCTACATAGATAAAGATACTTTCATCGGCCCTTACGTATGTATGGCTGGGCCTGGAAATATTAAAATAGGTAAAAACTGTCTAATTG
This window harbors:
- a CDS encoding acyltransferase — protein: MNRNSQKYPSKWQRVQETILFNLSKGIPTSIGVKLRNLLYRNIFAKIGKSVRIQYGVEFIEPSCIEIGNNVAIFRGVNINANGHQNNKIYLADGVVIDYGVDIRSLINTSIYIDKDTFIGPYVCMAGPGNIKIGKNCLIASHTGIFANNHIYSDPTQSIESQGVTCQGIVIEDDCWLGSGVKVLDGVTIGKGSVIGAGSVVTKDIPAFSIAVGVPARVIKSRKAKEFIDSRLQGIGGERQPSS